Genomic window (Rosa chinensis cultivar Old Blush chromosome 6, RchiOBHm-V2, whole genome shotgun sequence):
cttgaaattattcttcTTACCTAAAATACTATATATAAatcaaaagattttttttttttgtcaagtataTAAATCAAAAGATTGAAGAACTTCAATTCAAAATTGGGCTTGATATTATTGAAATACTTCATAGAGATGATCATCCTTAGTGGTTTGGCGTTGCTTTGGACTAATAATATCAACCTGCAGTCACATGCTCTACATGTGCaagaatttttttcattaaaaaattaATATCTATAAATAGTGTTAGATATTTGCAAATAATGGGTAGAGGAAGTAAGGGTAATGCAGATAGTGGGTAGGGGTAGCTTATCCGTAgaagaatgtttttttttttttaaaacttttcTGTTATTTTGTTAATTACATTTATATCCCTAATTtattaaatattaatttaaTATAACTTATGGTATGAGGGTATTTGAGTATTTTTCATGTccactttggctaacaaaccctcttctcttaataatagtatagatatgtgGTTGGTCGGTCAATACTCCTATTGTTGTAAACATGCAAAGTTGGGTATTGTTGCGAGTTCAGAGCATTGATGAATTACAAGTGTATGTATGGATACCCCTCTATTCTTGAGGGTAATCTCGCTTGGGGCTTTATAAGACATTTACATTTGAAATATTCAAAgaaattttaaatcttaatagAAACTGGAGTGAGGAAACATCTCATAGTCTGTATGATCTTCAAACAAAAGATTAACTATAATACACCTCCCTAATTAGGAtcagtttcaattttcaaacttAAGTATCTCATTTTCCTAAATCATGTTCACTTCCCTCGACAATACTATACCTCAAAATGCAACATTGTTAAATCCCTTCAGTACCTGATGCGTGACAAAGTGTCGAACCCACTTGTATCAAATTTTTTATAATCCATTCGAATGAAATTCTCTTAAACACTTATCAGAATAAAATTAGATGCACCCACAAAGGTTCGAAGGTTTGAATCCAGGTGGACGCCTGCTCTACCAAGAGATCACCCTGTTTTTAGAACTTAAAACTTGGAACCCTTAGTGGTCGCATCcaatttaaattttgaaatgcCCATTCTGCCCTTTTCACCAAAGTCGGGAGTGTGAGTCGTATACTGTTACCGCAAATCACAGTCAAAATCGAACCCGCAGTGTATCGGAAAAAGGGAGAGGCATGAATTCGTTGGACTCGCACATAGAGACCGTCCTGTGGACCCCAGACCAAATCACCTCCCGAGTCTACGAGCTCGCCGCCGAGATCTCCGCCGACCTCTCTCACCTCTCCGAACCTCCCGTCCTTGTCGGAGTCGCCACCGGCGCTTTTCTCTTCCTCGCCGACTTGGCCCGCCACATCCGCCTCCCCGTCGCCGTCGATTTCATCCGCGCCGAATCCTACGGCTGCGGCACCGAGTCCAATGGCGCCCCCAAGATTTCTTCCGACTTGAAGCTCGACGTTGCCGGCCGGCACGTTGTCCTGGTACGGCGACTCACCTGACCGCGCGACGTCGTTTTGGGTTTCTTGGTTGGATTTCTAATCAATGACTGGCTTGGTGATTTAGGTTGAGGACATTGTGGATAGCGGGAGCACTCTGTCGTGTCTGATTGCGCACTTGGAATCGAAAGGGGCTTCGTCTGTGTCAGTGTCTACTTTTCTTGATAAACCATCGAGAAGAAAAGTTCACTTTAAGCTTCTAGGCAAGGGAAAGTTCTACCGAGGTTTCGAGGTCCATAGCTCTTATCTTTCTTATATGTTTCCTTTGTGTTCCTTGCTTGTGGCAGGTGCTTTGTTGATATGAATGTGCTTTGTTATATGATCATTTTGACTAGCTAGTGATTGCTCGAGAAAGAAAGGAAACAGGTTGAATGAGTGTATTGCTTTACTCTCAAATGATGGGGTTTAGGCTCTAACTGAGTAGAAACAAGCATAAAGAAGAGTGTTGATGAATTGTTATTATAAATGGTTGGATGGGGTTTAGGGTCTGCTGATTAGAGACAAGGTCATGTGCTTCTGGGTGCGTTCTAAAGTCATATATTTAGATATGTACAGGGTTtaggatatatagatatatataggaCATATATATTTGTTCTGATGATTGAGAAATAACTGCGTTCTTACCTGGAGATTTCCATTTTTTCAGTCCGAACTGTCATAGGCATTGATCAAGTGGAAACTTGCttgaattataaatttataatgtaGATTATGAATCCTGCAAGAGAAATTCCCATTTATGATGTGTGATCATGCTCACACACTAACGCATATATCCTAGAATCATCCTGTCCCCTCTTACTAGAACTTCTTGTAATGCTCCCAAAATGAGCTTTTTTTCTCGAACTAATGTGTTCTTTGGAACCCATGGACTTGAGATGCAGAAAGTATTACAGATAAGTGATTCTATTTTGCTGTCTACTGTTGTCTTTGCATGTTATATGTAGATTTTGTTCTGCTCTGGAAAGTCCTAATCGAACTAGTTGTTTATTTCTTGTTTTTGCAGTGTCCAGATTCTTTTGTTGTGGGTTACGGAATGGACTTTGCTGAACTGTACAGGAACTTGCCTTATGTTGGTGTTCTGAAGCCGGAGCATTACAAGTGCCAGTCACCCTGAAGAGAGCTATTTTACTATTAATCTCATAGGCAAATTTCCTGGAATACATATTTCCTGGTAGTGACTGCAGAAACATGCAGGCTCGTTCCATGACAAATGATACTTTTAATATTAATGCTAGGTCACAAACTCACAATGGTTGTGGGACGTTATAAAAGTATCATATTGATTATGTTTGTGGTATAGTATTCTTGTTCAGGGTTTGACCCACTAGTTTACTCATTCAAGCTTTAATGAGGTCAGTCGTTGGCACCACAAATTGTTTTGGGAGGTGAAATTTTCACGCCCTTAATTACAAATGGCAcaccctttcattttttttaatactatttcATCTAACAACTTTTTACTCTTCCTAAAATATCTTAaactcagattttttttttctttcctttttgagccctctttctctctctttctcctccaaAACCACGGCCATCTCCTCtcttgtttagggtttaggccaaCCTCGGCCCCGGCTTTGACTTCCTCAGATGCACCGTCGATCCCCAAGTCCTCCCCGGAGAGATCTCCATTTCTGAGATCTCCTGCGACCACAACTCTAAGAAGCTGAGCAAGAACCCCATCTGGAACTACGCTGGGATCACCGCCATTGAGGTCATGAAGATGCTCGGCGTCCGCTCCATCagcctctccctctctctccagaAAGGCCTGCCTTTGGGAAGCGGGCTCGGATCCAACGTGGTCAGCGTCGCAGCCGCCGCCTTCGCCGTCAACGAGATTTTCAGTGGGAAGCTGGGGGTTGAAGAGCTGGTACACGCGGGGCTCAAATCGGAGGAGAAGGTCTCCGGTTATCACGCCAATCTCATCTTTCCAGCCTTGACCCAACCACCGAGAATTCTTCTCAGTCCGACTCCGAGTCTTGCAAACATTCCTGCCTCCggactccaaaaaaaaaaaaaaaaattgctaagGGCAAAAAGAGAGCAGGAAAACTGATTGGGAAGTGTCTGTTGACACTTATCCGAGTTCTAACTAGCTTGGGCTCCTACATGGGGAAGATACAGAGAATATGGTCGtggttttggagagagagagagagggcccagaaaggaaaaaaaaatgagtttagggtattttaggaagAGTAAAAAGTTGTTAGATgaaatagtattaaaaaaataaaagggtaTGCCAtttgtaattaggggtgtgtaaaTTTCACCCCCCGTTGTTTTATGTAGGGTTaatcaattgtttttttttttttgaaagaaattgaTATCAGTAGAATCAATAGCCAACATCTAGAGTCTACatgtatttaaaattaaaataaaatgactGGCCAAAAATCCAGCAACCATAGGCAATGTCACTCATTACAAATTTGTGTTGAACTCGCTTTGGAGCAAActtataaacaaagaacaactaTGTGTCTTCTACGGAAAAATTATCACTAGCTCTCCGTTAACTTGCATGCAAACAAATAAGAGTAAACTCTTTATCCTCATATAAGCCGCTTGAAATACACCACTCAAAAATTAGATAATCACCAACTCCATTGAAATCATGATTTTAATTAAGATCGACACTTAGAGACACCATGGAGAGGCTCAAATTGCACAAGCATATCCAACTCTCGGACCAGGCCAACCCAATGCACTACGTAATAAGTTAGGGTGGCAAGGCACCCACCTACCTAATCTCATTCATAGAGGAACCAGATATAATCAGATGGGCCCAGGCGAAACAAAACCTATGAGGCCCATATCCTCCAAATTGAAACCAGGCCCAAAGACCTAAGTAAAAAAAGAAGGACTAACCACAGGGTCATCGCTAGCCTGTGTTGTTATGCCTTGTACTTAGAATTATCTGTTTACTAGTGTAACGCCCCGAATTTTggataaagaaattcaaaatccgaaacgcgataattTAACCATTTGcccaacattgtaaaggtcatgagtttgattctcactgacatatgtGAGGGTGGGGAGggctaagggtttttttttttttttttttttttttttaaaaaaaaaaaaacaaaacaaaaccatttGCTTAGAAATACAAAGAAACTTTTTCAATTTAATCTAAGCAACAAAACAACCGAGCTCACAAATGCCAATACCGACTTGTActctagagtcacatattacatcacCAAATGTTAACATAAACTCAAAAGTATTAAAGTAAATGTACACGCTCACCAGGCGGCATACTACAAACAgcagtaaataaaataaacaaaataggtTCTAAACCTAATACTGCTGCAACAACAAGCTGCGGTCTCAAACCTTGTTGACCTCATCTGCCGGAAAAACCCCTACactatggaatagtgcaccaggcaccgggttgcaacaacaaacctggtaagctttttaagctcgtatgagtaaaacTCAACTGAAATGACTCAAAACAacacatgcttataatttctcaacttatGAGGTAAATTAAAGCAAGAACATTTATCTTCACAGTACACAACCGAATTTACAATCATACAAAGTAAAAATCAGTAATCTctacatagaaaattagttcaggagatcacctaaaatcacacaattcaaatcatagtaactCCTACATAaagtttagttcaagagattacgtaaaagtcaaaaattcaaatgaaaaagaaaaataaataagaaaatcaatAACTCACGCTGAAGCCAAGAAACCACCATTTCAACTCCATTAAAACGATCACATAAAATTATTCATTTTCAAAACTCAACATCCTTACCTCTTAAGGATAACTTATGACACTAAAGTggcaaaatcatattattgtaaCTCACAATTTAAATATGAAATCAAGTCCCTCATCggacaattaaaagaaataattgtagtgccccagaaattcgttattattttccaagaattttcaGGAATATAAATTGTGggtattggacggtttcgtggctcgtggacggagcggaagtgtttcggacgaattattaTTCgaaagaatatggttttagggggggatgcaaaggttgactttttatacgttgggtttctcagaaaacttccttcacgaaagtcgtaaagcgcgttgatacgagttcgtggccatgtggaacgcggaaatcggagttcatatttggtatatatgggatttttcaGGAAATTATTTCAGAATTTCCATCTTTCCTTTTTCGgaaaattttctctctcttctctccccaGCCTGCGTTGCGCCTTCTCCTTCACCGGCgtcgttcttcctcctccggccaccataagACTTGATCCAAGGTGGGTTGTGCTTGCCTTGATGCCCTCTACACGTTTGTGGAAGAAATAGAGCATGGATCGAGCCGTAGCTCGAGCTGCAACGCCCAGAAGAGTCTAAGACGAAGTCGGAATCGCCTCCAGTCGCCGGCCTTCGTTCTCCcagctccggccacctttggCTGTGGTTCCAAAAGGGATTTTCCACTTCAAGGGACGTAGATCATTTCTCCCCAGGTGGTTTTCATTGATTTCATCTGTGGAGATCGAATTGGATCGAATTCAAAACTAGGGTTTCTCGGATCTGTCGGCTTccaaggtaaaattcgatcaattGATTTATAATTGGATTTtgatgtagttatgaaagttgtaattggagttgagatgaagaactttggtgttggaagttttgccaaattctgactttggtttggcagcggtgccgccactgtggtggtgttttccggcagtttccggccacctcagggatagtttctatcCCTAATTTtgatctactcatcgatacaaGTATTACGATATgcaatacataatttttggagatagtttgagcatgttagggtttttgtggTTTCAATAGTTTTGGTTATCGATTTGTGAGGATCCGagtatccgatcgacttgtggttttgtcacatcgatcgtagaagtgttctggAGACTTAGGGAGATCTCAGATGTAGTTCTACCTCGATTGGTGTTACTTTTGGGATTTGGGTTCAAAATGAGGGTTTCAAACTTTAATCAttttgtgattcgtgcactgaatcGAGACCCTATGTGTTCAAGTGCTTGTTGGACTTGTTGAACGGATTGCGGCGattgtgcttgttttggttaGAGTGTGAAGACGTAGCGGGATTtgaaggtgagtaaatctcacgatattagttatgagcaagattaccctattgtcttggagttattaggttaactatgactatagttggtattagtgacattcctaagtgaatgactatgtgtgtgtgtgtgtgtatacacgtgatatatatatatatatatatatatatatatatatatattggtgcaATTGTTATGATATGGGCAGCATAGGACGTATTGAGTTCATATCGTTGGATATAGTGAAATTGAGTATTGAATTGTGATGATAGAAATTCatttgttgagataccatgggtctagtATGACCATCTTAATTGATgattgtgacgtcccgaacccgaatttaccagtttacaagtctttcgatgggtaaacgacatttacatttactttttggctctgtttcgacattttagggggccctaaaagttgactttttgttcgggtcaaaatttgggaaaatgttcttcatggaagtcgtagaggatgttaaactgagcgcgtgcatatgtggtacgtaaaaatcggagttcgtatgtgaaagttacaagcgaaatagtaaagttactgttcattggtagaaagtataaatttgaatttttactgttgggggccggtaactttcttttcctctctctctcctcctccccgcGTTTTCCTCTCTTCTTCGGCGATCTGCAGCTCCGGCCTTCTcttcttttccggccacctggtgGTGCAAGCTTGGTGTCAgtagactcgtctcctcctcctggacGCGCCTGCGGTGATGAATCGTCGAGTTTTGGCTGGAAAACGGCGAACCAAGGCCGAggagtttactgtagcagtttgggatttccgtcgatttccggcgattccggccatctccggccaccaaaccggcgtcgaaggagcggtttttcccaaggatcatgttgcccctagccttgagccacgatttgcagtgtagaggaaGAATCGACGATTGGAAGATTACGGTCACTATTCACAGTTTGAGTTCAagtttctccttaattgttgaggtacttccgctcattttctaacttggttacagttgaaagaattattGGGTccgttgagtaggtgctgctgccaaagtttggtggccatcggagctggtggcggtggcggcggtgccgccactgtgggcggcggtagcggtggctagggtagctttttaatttcaatttctggctagttaaattctataattatcatagagcttgtatgtgaagtttggtgaattttggagaagcttggaattaattatgaatttttgaagtttagggtttcgattatcgaattacgagaatccgaccgtcggatatctctcggttctgccttggaacctttaaattaacgaattggtattagtggtataatttgggttgcatccaaggagaagtggagatgtaattatgaggaattgattttaggaatcgtattaatttgtcgaataactattcacggaatataattgtgtacagggcgatgtaccgagctattgctcgacgaaggaactcgtatgcatggtcgcctaaatagtactgtgagtggacatttgtttttaaattaattccgcatgtagtattattattattttcttccaattgagatttaattatgttttgaatattagagatttagtttatcgagatttatttatggattacgagattagtattgaaattccttcccgagggcttttagtagatttttgagatagtcattcatgagttattgagttgggaaatgattttcgggaagtgactgattcggaaaaatattatgagaattattgttttcgaatatcagtttttatgaagatatacgagtgcgatggatttagcaaatatttgagcatgattgatttatcgagatttattgggttttgaattccgcacttatcagacttgggttagatggaactttctttccgaaagcaattattgaattataaagtatgtgattatgctttcgaggatttattgagatatcgaggattgagttagcgagttattactgagttatgctttcggtgaattattattgatttattgaggtaatattgagtttctttccgaaagcaagtgattgaaagaggttattttcagttcttgaggaggctattcagtttattaaggaggccagttttggcgcatgcgtatcttacctagttggcagtcccttctaggtaatagtctggttggcagtcccttccagactacagctcggttggcagtcccatccgatgcgtcacctggttggcagtcccttccagatgacatgaggtagttagtcggcagtcccgtctactacctatggttagtcggcagttccgtctactacatgtggctagttggcagtcccatctatccatcgcctcctattccggttggcagtcccttccgatgcgtcatctgggtggcagtccctcctagatggcatgagatgactagacagcagtcctttctagtcatcaaacgagcctcatgaaaaggatgtttttataaggattgaggatgagattttaagagatttcaagatgttcttgttacgtgattgagatttcagtaaagaggatgattaaaagtatttccaagattgttattgcatgcgaggttttagagaataacttgggaaagcattaagttttacttattcatttgaaattacttatttttcgtccactcactctaacggattttaaatgttttcccctgggcccttcggttttaaatgcccagtttgcaggccagtttagcttgaggtcgagcgtacttggggttgaggcatagctgtcatagcttccgcattataaaagcatcggtcatttatcttgctttctattctcttgttcgcctgtatattagattgctctgataacctatgagattaatattcttaaattcataattgtttatgaaatgagatatgtgagatgttgtgatatagggagcagggtggctccaggagaataaggatggatgatttagaagtgtggatgtttttctacaggatttgggttgtccatttttaggggaagttctgtcaatttttggtagaatttcttctaaagtgggccccgcagggcctcttcgggtttcagggtgaaaaccggggcgggtcctgtcaatgaTTGTcatggtagcttgtgtaggaatatttgtgtaatgaatcgttgaaatcagtgtgatgaatctttgtgatgatttccATGCAAAGCtcgtgtaggaatatttgtgtaatgaatcgttgaaatcaatatgatgaatctttgtgatgattgtcatgcaAAGCTTATGTAGGAATATTAGTGTAATGAATcattgaaatcagtgtgatgaatatttgtgatgattgttatctgtgtgatgaccgacaaaatctgtgtgatgatcagtcgGACATtgttatctatgtgatgaccggcgaaatctgtgtgatgatcagctggacaattgctATCTGTGGGATGACCCTCGacatctgtgtgatgatcagtaggatgatggctatctgtgtgatgatcggtggaatctgtgtgatgatcagtgtgatgactgctcggtagcggagttaaattgttattaagttaacaatgatcgagaagactgctgtgatggttggggctacctatgGATGATAGAGTGTGGGGTTACGATGactactatgatttgaattgcttgacttaatgtgactcctgaactaaactatatgcaggggtcactatgaattgttttgcttgttttgaattgtgattgccttgttttcttcttgattttattgattaatagtttgatttatcttaagagccatagtgATGACGAATTGTACTTTTTGGTGAGGATGGGAAGGTGATTAATTGATGTACacccttgatgtcatgttgatgacaaaggcttccggtgggaaggaaatgagtgtgatcttTGTGACTCGCAGTTGTGCGTCaaaggaggttttgtttgactggaatttgttgatgcggctgaaatagcctcacaatttaaccctgcaaaatgtagttgtcagtataggataagcagggatcgttcagtccgggaattgtagggtacacctacactaaaaggtcaattaacaaataaaagaataaaatggggggttttcaaatttgattCCTATTCTacttaaaaaacaaaacaaataaaactatatacaatgatcgacttccctaacctagaccaataccactcataaattactaagtgtaaaaacagaaaattcatttcaacatgctacaaaaatgtgcccatctttaatgcctagataagagctcaaatgaaaagcctcagcggatcaatccatttatctgattcattctaatgtaggcatggatcggaaaagtccttaccaagcctaatactactaattttcgaaaacactcagcgtaattctcttaactagtagtattatctaaccctcgaatcaactcacacgtgcaaattaaccattacacatagaatttaacacgtaatttccagaatcgtttaatcattcaagcatgatttttaccacccgttagaactaattactacttgtttaactcagcgtcttaacaaataacaattactcttggcaaattaagcaaacacacaagaacactcagcgtgattctagcatgcaaacttatgaacctaactctgaaaattacctaaacacgtaaaacggcacaagattgtaatatgcatcataaaagaattctcgaaattaactcaataataaactgaaaatctcaaaaatattaataaaaatattctgaaaattccgtgtctccaattaTACAACtagcaaattgaaacacacaaaaccgaaataaaaatcactactagaaaaacaccATTTAAGGACACTGAAACtgtgtccttaaatacatacaaggactctttaaaaaagagtcctctatccaGCAGTCATTATAAGTCTCAAACAAGGACACTGAAAACGTGTCCTCGTTTCTATATGAGGACACAGTTTGTGTGTCCTTAAAGCTCTAGATGCAGTGTCCTTAAATCCATAAGAGGACACCTAAATTGCATCCTTATATCTTCTAATAGGTGTCCTCTATTCTATACTAGGACACACAAACTGTGTCCTAAAAGCTCTGAAAATGGAGTCCTTAAAACCATAAGAGGACACAAAAAATACACTCATATGTGTCCTTAAAACTAAAACAGGACACTTAAAAGAGTCATAGAGGACGTTCAAAACGTGTCCTTAAAACTtgtaaaaaacccaaaaaaaaaattaattaataataaaaggAAGTTTTCTCCAATTGTACACCCCTCAAAATACACCACCAAATGCAATATTAACTTAATCAAAATACACCATATGCAAACAAATTTATAAAGTATAACAAATTACAGTTCAAAAATTCTAGTCAAGTAAATCAATGTCCTGCACCTTGTAGGTTTATAGTTACTTAATCTGCTTCCCAATATCTTCAATCATAACCTGATAAATATAGCACAAACCAATATTCACTAACTGATACAATTGCCAAAAGGCCAAgtatttcaatattcaaatgaaGTCATTCTTTAAGACAGGTATATTCAAACCAATATTCAAATGTGGTAAGAGTTGATGCAAATTCCATGAATTAATATTTATCAATCTTAACACAAACTAAAGGAAATCATCAACAAGAAGCAATAGGAATTCTTACCATACACCTCCACCAGCATAAAAATAGCTACTGCAAACCACATTGCAGGGCTGGGGAAACAAAAAAGAGGCCACATTAATAGAGAtaggaaagagagaagaaacctGTGCAAATGCTATAGTGAGCCACCTTGCAGCACTAAGTATTTCAAAAAAACCACATTGTTTGCTTGATCAAAACATACAGGG
Coding sequences:
- the LOC112172993 gene encoding hypoxanthine-guanine phosphoribosyltransferase, yielding MNSLDSHIETVLWTPDQITSRVYELAAEISADLSHLSEPPVLVGVATGAFLFLADLARHIRLPVAVDFIRAESYGCGTESNGAPKISSDLKLDVAGRHVVLVEDIVDSGSTLSCLIAHLESKGASSVSVSTFLDKPSRRKVHFKLLGKGKFYRGFECPDSFVVGYGMDFAELYRNLPYVGVLKPEHYKCQSP